In Shewanella sp. MR-4, the genomic stretch TATCAGCCGTCCTCTGTTTCACTTAGGCGGAAATTAACGCTACACTGGCTCACCTCATTCATGGTTTTATTTGGCATCATCATGCGGTTTGCAAAAGATAAATCCCCACTTTATCGCTACTTAGAGCAAGATAAGGCCATTACGCCAGACGAAACGAACAGCACACAAGAGACACAAAACACCCTCTCGCCGATGGCAAAGATTTGGCATATTGTCGCGATGATCCCGCCCGGCAAAGTCAGCAGTTATGGCAAAGTGGCCGATTTTGCAGGTTTACCCGGGCGTGCCCGCTATGTGTCGAAGGCGCTCAAATCGGCCCCCGAACATTTGTCACTTCCTTGGCATAGAGTACTCAACAGCCAAGGGAAAATTTCCTTCGAAAAGCATTCAGTCTCCTTTCAGGAACAGATGGAATTAT encodes the following:
- a CDS encoding MGMT family protein, with protein sequence MMRFAKDKSPLYRYLEQDKAITPDETNSTQETQNTLSPMAKIWHIVAMIPPGKVSSYGKVADFAGLPGRARYVSKALKSAPEHLSLPWHRVLNSQGKISFEKHSVSFQEQMELLRIEGVTVNCGKVDLSEFEWQPDMATLVMSIPF